One Virgibacillus proomii DNA window includes the following coding sequences:
- a CDS encoding DUF4064 domain-containing protein has translation MRTTEFVLGLIGGIFGFIGAILALFIGGVDAAFSDTGTSDVIGLGWAAFIFSALAIVGSVVVKSKAKVGGVLLLISAIGGLISISMFYLISAILIGIAGLMGVFKKDNEKKKAA, from the coding sequence ATGCGAACTACTGAATTTGTGCTAGGTCTAATTGGCGGTATTTTTGGTTTTATTGGTGCAATCTTAGCATTATTCATCGGCGGTGTAGACGCTGCCTTTAGCGATACTGGTACAAGTGACGTAATTGGTCTAGGTTGGGCAGCTTTTATATTTTCTGCATTAGCCATCGTGGGTTCAGTTGTAGTCAAATCAAAGGCTAAAGTCGGAGGCGTATTATTACTGATCTCAGCAATAGGCGGTCTAATAAGTATTTCTATGTTCTATTTGATTTCGGCAATCTTGATAGGCATTGCTGGACTAATGGGCGTTTTTAAAAAAGATAACGAAAAGAAAAAGGCTGCATAA
- a CDS encoding DUF4352 domain-containing protein: protein MKKLIGLSFAVLLTFMLAACGEAEVKKADADNKAEEAGENKAEKKSKEKPETQELAIGDTVEFDGIKITLNEARIESGGEFDQPQEEQFVVVNLTAENNTDKEQVMSSIMNVELKDAEGYSYSTTILTEGTKGQFDGSIEPGGKLKGEIPFDVPKSGNYELHFSDPFKSGKAIWKIPSDQLSQ from the coding sequence ATGAAAAAGTTAATAGGCTTATCTTTTGCTGTATTATTAACTTTTATGCTAGCAGCATGTGGCGAAGCAGAAGTAAAAAAGGCAGATGCAGATAATAAGGCAGAAGAAGCTGGCGAAAATAAAGCAGAAAAAAAGAGCAAAGAAAAGCCTGAAACTCAAGAGCTTGCTATTGGTGATACAGTAGAGTTTGATGGCATAAAAATAACATTAAACGAAGCAAGAATTGAGTCTGGTGGCGAATTCGATCAACCTCAAGAAGAACAATTTGTTGTAGTAAATCTCACAGCAGAAAATAATACTGATAAAGAACAAGTAATGTCATCAATAATGAATGTAGAATTAAAAGATGCTGAAGGTTATTCTTATTCAACTACAATATTAACTGAAGGCACTAAGGGACAGTTTGATGGATCCATTGAGCCAGGCGGAAAACTTAAGGGAGAAATCCCATTTGATGTACCAAAATCAGGTAACTATGAATTACATTTTTCTGATCCGTTCAAATCTGGTAAAGCGATCTGGAAAATTCCATCTGATCAATTAAGTCAATAA
- a CDS encoding YrhA family protein — translation MILDLLVEIEKIKNQDGKSIMFPASDKNIQTIKEWIAINVNGNVSIREYEDLLKIVNGLEFNGLVIYNANLDDENNGFIGANEIWQESEWESNYLFFGDSNISWYCLDIDNNVFLELDKPSGDIVEEYNSFQEMINEAIKSVLYN, via the coding sequence ATGATTTTAGATTTATTAGTTGAGATTGAAAAAATTAAAAACCAAGATGGAAAGTCAATTATGTTTCCTGCGAGCGATAAAAATATTCAAACTATAAAAGAATGGATTGCAATAAACGTGAATGGAAATGTATCTATAAGAGAATACGAAGATTTATTAAAAATAGTAAATGGATTAGAATTTAATGGGCTTGTTATCTATAATGCAAATCTTGATGATGAAAATAATGGCTTTATTGGGGCAAATGAAATTTGGCAAGAAAGTGAGTGGGAAAGTAATTATTTGTTTTTTGGAGATTCAAATATTTCATGGTATTGCCTAGATATAGACAATAATGTATTCCTTGAACTCGATAAGCCAAGTGGGGATATAGTGGAGGAATATAATAGTTTTCAAGAAATGATCAACGAAGCTATTAAGAGTGTTTTATACAATTGA
- a CDS encoding HNH endonuclease signature motif containing protein, whose amino-acid sequence MKRDLQINYGVLDDIIRELHTYKHALVKMNDSLDKVSTFIQTNKGKSVEAWDQNIDTSRDKIEKYETQINDLLSLFENYVQDTTAYISPISRNQMMRVDRNDIWANLKQIDKGMERNVLKALNRSYQTPSSFSSLLEDPTDSEKDASESNRRNMERIQESIRSTITKLQNNMDDLWELYNTKIKRFENVDDAYNDLAGNVKKKYTNFFEGVQDIADSINKGVDNLVKGLAHSIAGLVEGLVTVAMDVGVVGTSGIIPDSIEPAWLKEKADQTVDNYKQAMIQLLQDPIRVAESAAQSFTDTIEQEGIMYVTGAALPSLIPSALSVKGVKGVSKLGSGGKLPKLTGGKPYSKRYFQEKVNAGKVALSKVRMPVFYREQLSTGYSTIPMIGVGSKPLGEIRPHMFSLKNGGGSSQKEVEVKGTRKGTEHVGRLKGKEVLLKNIMEKEITYTKRDRQEFKQLRNKFNSSVRKNFLQDLVNDEKKVKQLFDAGLTETDIKNLKNGLVPDGYQVHHKLPLDDGGTNDFENLILIKNDPYHKVLTNSQRDLTKGLKVGDSININWPLPEGFIYPTTKK is encoded by the coding sequence GTGAAGCGGGACTTACAAATCAATTATGGGGTATTGGATGATATTATAAGAGAACTACATACATACAAGCATGCTCTGGTAAAAATGAATGATTCCCTGGATAAGGTTTCTACATTTATTCAAACCAACAAGGGAAAAAGTGTCGAGGCATGGGATCAAAATATTGATACTTCTAGGGATAAAATCGAAAAATACGAAACACAAATTAATGACTTGTTGTCATTATTTGAAAACTATGTACAAGACACGACGGCTTACATATCTCCTATTTCCAGAAACCAGATGATGCGGGTAGACAGAAATGATATATGGGCGAATCTCAAGCAAATAGACAAGGGCATGGAAAGAAACGTGCTTAAGGCATTGAACCGAAGTTATCAGACACCTTCATCTTTTTCGAGCTTGTTGGAAGATCCAACCGATTCGGAAAAGGATGCAAGCGAGAGTAATAGAAGGAATATGGAACGAATCCAGGAAAGCATTCGATCAACAATAACAAAACTTCAAAACAACATGGATGACTTGTGGGAGCTGTATAACACAAAGATAAAACGGTTTGAAAATGTTGATGACGCTTATAATGATTTAGCTGGAAATGTAAAGAAGAAATATACGAACTTCTTTGAAGGAGTACAGGATATTGCCGATAGTATAAACAAAGGTGTGGACAATCTCGTAAAAGGGTTGGCACATAGCATAGCTGGGTTAGTTGAAGGGTTAGTAACGGTTGCGATGGATGTAGGTGTTGTTGGAACATCAGGTATTATTCCTGATTCCATTGAACCAGCTTGGTTAAAGGAAAAAGCAGATCAAACGGTTGATAATTATAAGCAAGCTATGATACAACTTTTACAAGACCCTATACGTGTGGCGGAATCCGCTGCACAGTCTTTTACCGATACAATTGAACAAGAAGGAATTATGTATGTAACCGGTGCTGCCCTGCCCTCTTTAATTCCAAGCGCTTTGTCTGTCAAAGGAGTAAAAGGGGTTTCTAAATTAGGAAGCGGGGGAAAATTGCCAAAGCTGACTGGCGGGAAACCATACAGTAAAAGATATTTTCAAGAGAAGGTAAATGCAGGTAAAGTAGCACTATCTAAGGTGAGAATGCCTGTGTTCTATCGAGAGCAACTTTCGACAGGATATTCTACAATTCCGATGATTGGGGTTGGCTCAAAGCCTCTTGGTGAAATTCGCCCGCATATGTTTTCTTTAAAGAATGGCGGGGGAAGCTCGCAAAAAGAGGTTGAGGTTAAGGGTACACGTAAAGGTACTGAGCACGTAGGTAGGTTAAAAGGAAAAGAAGTTTTATTAAAGAATATCATGGAAAAAGAAATAACCTATACTAAACGTGATCGACAAGAATTTAAACAATTAAGAAATAAATTTAATAGTTCTGTGAGAAAAAACTTTTTACAAGATTTAGTGAATGATGAGAAAAAAGTCAAACAACTATTTGATGCCGGTTTAACGGAAACCGATATCAAAAATTTAAAAAATGGGTTAGTACCAGATGGATATCAGGTTCATCATAAACTGCCTTTAGATGATGGAGGCACAAATGATTTTGAAAATTTAATTTTAATTAAAAATGACCCATATCATAAAGTTTTAACTAATTCACAAAGGGATTTAACTAAAGGTTTGAAAGTCGGAGATTCAATTAATATAAATTGGCCACTTCCCGAAGGATTTATATATCCTACTACTAAAAAATAG
- a CDS encoding DUF6973 domain-containing protein — translation MIKESINKEKQPRYGLSAYIPGYKNLNSAEKKLAKKHPTEFVKYTDAALEAKKESEKYYGKSQLYQGNGDAFRHAFWNARIVQKFNGPVMDRVTRAQVWTNAHEATSSGIDKEMDLINNEKGRYHAYLNLSDIRSKVSRDLRKKVANGVMVRIVNGKLMATSRYTGK, via the coding sequence TTGATAAAGGAAAGTATAAATAAAGAAAAGCAGCCTAGATATGGATTGTCGGCTTATATTCCTGGATATAAAAACTTAAATTCTGCTGAAAAAAAGCTTGCTAAAAAACATCCAACTGAATTTGTAAAGTATACAGATGCAGCACTTGAGGCTAAAAAAGAATCTGAAAAATATTATGGTAAATCTCAATTATATCAAGGCAACGGTGATGCTTTTAGACATGCTTTTTGGAACGCTAGAATTGTTCAAAAATTTAATGGTCCTGTTATGGATAGAGTAACCAGAGCTCAGGTTTGGACTAATGCTCATGAAGCAACTTCTTCTGGAATTGATAAGGAAATGGATTTAATTAATAATGAAAAAGGACGTTATCATGCTTATCTAAATCTTTCTGATATTAGATCTAAAGTGAGTAGAGACTTGAGAAAAAAGGTAGCTAATGGAGTAATGGTAAGAATTGTTAACGGTAAATTAATGGCTACAAGTAGATATACGGGAAAATAA